The following proteins come from a genomic window of Spea bombifrons isolate aSpeBom1 chromosome 10, aSpeBom1.2.pri, whole genome shotgun sequence:
- the DPY19L3 gene encoding probable C-mannosyltransferase DPY19L3: MTTVRQRKRAGAAESNHQNAKQGAKGIPGPTLFRILSHLIGGTLALALGLLTTYYVCTLHENDLWFSSIKEVEREISFRTECGLYYSYYKQILRTPSITQGITDLMYDNRTESMRTINILERMNVYQEVVLAVMYRTLPFWKYLEPVYFYIYTLFGLQTVHVVALYVTSWLLSGTWLSGVLAALWYIVNRIDTTRVEFTIPLRENWALPFFAVQIAGITYFLKPNLTAAKERLSIIVVFVSTFIFSLTWQFNQFVLLLQAVVLFIVDTLDLVPSTKVTRLYVIQAVSLLLVCALQFVNTMILGSLLISFIVSAMVARRFQRGLRNGHLLRRMGNLVFHGVVVLSLTALVNKAIKKILHLQSDEHIFKFIQAKLGFGTRDFDASLYLCEEPFRLLPLDTFERFSDTLILYPYIFVLFILTISATVAVFCNLSSPNSMQNEKKEKKASYVKPEVAYNLMHTLLFACLGISTMRMKYLWTSHMCVFASFGLASMDVMGALLRCFRVYSPQRANALRYTLSVMLVLYLIFKFWPRITEELSELREFYDPDTVQLMSWIKSNTPKNAVFAGSMQLLAGVKLCTGRVLTNHPHYEDKTLRDRTKQVYQVYAKRSPEDVHSILRSFGTDYVILEDSICYERRHGRGCRLRDLLDVDNGHIMDGPGDNDPDLKPSPHPRFCDEIKKDLASYTKYFTRVFKNKTFNVYRLTRQPVVK; this comes from the exons ATGACGACGGTGAGACAGAGAAAGCGTGCGGGCGCCGCTGAGTCCAATCACCAGAACGCCAAGCAGGGCGCAAAAGGCATTCCAG GTCCGACATTGTTTCGGATTCTCAGTCATCTTATCGGAGGGACCCTCGCGCTGGCTCTTGGGCTGCTCACCACATACTATGTCTGCACGCTGCACGAAAACGACTTGTGGTTCTCCAGTATTAAG GAAGTGGAGCGGGAGATTTCCTTCAGGACGGAGTGCGGCTTGTATTATTCCTACTACAAACAGATCCTGCGCACCCCATCCATCACACAAG GTATTACTGATTTGATGTATGACAACAGGACAGAATCCATGAGAACAATTAATATCCTGGAACGGATGAATGTTTACCAAGAGGTTGTCCTCGCTGTGATGTACCGGACCCTGCCCTTCTGG AAATACTTGGAGCCGGTGTATTTCTACATTTACACCCTGTTTGGACTGCAGACGGTGCACGTGGTGGCTCTGTATGTAACCAGCTGGCTGCTCAGCGGCACGTGGCTTTCCGGGGTATTGGCAGCGTTATGGTACATTGTTAACAG GATCGACACGACGAGAGTGGAATTCACAATCCCTCTGCGAGAAAACTGGGCACTGCCATTTTTTGCTGTGCAGATAGCAGGAATTACGTATTTTCTGAAACCGAATTTAACAGCAGCAAAGGAG AGACTGTCGATAATCGTGGTGTTTGTTTCAACGTTCATCTTCAGCCTCACCTGGCAGTTCAACCAGTTTGTTTTGCTGTTACAAGCAGTGGTGCTGTTCATCGTGGACACGCTAGACCTGGTCCCGTCCACTAAA GTGACCAGACTGTACGTGATCCAGGCCGTGTCCCTTCTCCTGGTCTGCGCCCTGCAGTTTGTCAATACGATGATCCTGGGATCGTTGCTGATCAGCTTCATAGTGTCTGCGATGGTAGCCAGAAGATTTCAG AGAGGGCTCAGGAACGGGCACCTTCTAAGAAGAATGGGGAATCTCGTCTTCCATGGCGTGGTGGTCCTGTCCCTGACGGCTCTCGTAAATAAGGCTATTAAG AAAATCCTCCATCTGCAATCAGACGAACATATCTTTAAGTTTATTCAAGCAAAGCTGGGCTTCGGAACAAG GGATTTTGATGCCAGTCTGTACCTGTGCGAGGAGCCGTTCCGTCTGCTGCCGCTTGATACGTTTGAAAGGTTCTCTGACACTCTGATCTTGTACCCTTATATCTTCGTCCTCTTCATCTTAACGATCTCTGCGACAGTCGCCGTGTTTTGCAACCTCAG TTCCCCAAATTCAATGCAAAacgaaaaaaaggaaaaaaaagcgaGTTACGTGAAGCCGGAAGTCGCCTACAATTTAATGCACACCCTTCTGTTTGCGTGTTTGGGCATCAGCACCATGAG GATGAAGTACCTTTGGACGTCTCACATGTGCGTCTTTGCCTCGTTCGGGCTGGCCAGCATGGACGTCATGGGAGCGCTGTTGAGATGTTTCAGAGTTTACAGCCCACAAAGG GCGAACGCGCTGAGATACACGCTGTCCGTCATGCTGGTTCTGTACCTGATCTTTAAG TTCTGGCCGAGGATAACGGAGGAGCTTTCTGAGCTGAGAGAGTTCTACGACCCGGACACCGTGCAGTTAATGAGCTggatcaa GTCCAACACCCCTAAGAATGCAGTGTTTGCAGGGAGCATGCAGCTGCTGGCAGGGGTAAAGCTCTGCACCGGGAGAGTGCTGACCAATCACCCCCATTATGAAGACAAGACCCTCCGGGACAGGACCAAGCAG GTTTACCAGgtctatgcgaagagatcccccgaagacgttcacagtatactgagatcctTCGGGActgactatgtgatcctagaggacagtATATGCTATGAAAGACGCCACGGACGGGGCTGCCGCCTGCGTGACTTGTTGGATGTCGATAACGGACAC ATCATGGACGGCCCCGGCGATAATGATCCTGATCTGAAGCCCTCACCTCACCCTCGTTTCTGCGATGAAATTAAGAAAGACCTGGCTTCTTACACCAAGTACTTCACCAGAGTGTTtaagaacaaaacatttaatgtcTACAGACTTACGAGACAACCTGTTGTAAAGTAA
- the ZNF507 gene encoding zinc finger protein 507: MENQESSSDVMPNADVAVVQQTPEAIFSSILTVDENQKLNDPLINAIQKLSTMVKNEKSSKSVEGKKRSYPGDSTSLAEVQGSCSAPPKHLDLVDPCPKRSKGDKTDDAIADHLLQSNRKVMFYQCSLCKFMSPSFEVLASHVKSHGQENEVVLMCSECRLTFKSHDDLQAHIRKCCQAGATTPSQLQHQSQPGKETSVCPDTSVPERKKWYAHEAYGLYRCLICRYTCGQQRMLKTHAWKHAGEVDCSYPIFEEENEGASLPDCTVAHTPQGSESVLSEDVEGKSRVQMVECEPVSLEGTLKEATILSQTPVAMTEVVVVEEALLSTDQENTLADSLLSSAQQIIHCGQNKKGHANVIVERLPGAEETVSQKPLSIASELGVKKTAMPRDPQLPCEPSAEIYHADKNAVEIEEIVVGWGNSVQNNGEFPAADENSAPARRRTNSECLRLHSLAAEALVTMPIRIVECPKSNLRCFRDADSVDPDTGQQEDVTKGATCPAMDSSNVPEKGNAFSPRILDQEETKVESELTEEPIKMGISTSLLKVIEKLKERTDQNATDEDILKELQDNAQSESSSDRCPGGNLVEYLPHTERPYRCRLCYYTSDNKGYIKQHLRVHRQRQPYQCPICEHIADNSNDLENHMINHCKTRTYECKNCTESFYSKSQLRSHEREHRGRPDNCALITSAEEPQVCSDAEETGSPKGSKSSAPKLYGCDVCSYTSSTYVGVRNHRRIHTAVKPYRCQVCNFATSNMNSLKCHMRRYPDQHQAAELVGPYRCSLCGYVCSHPPSLKSHMWKHASDQNYNYEQVNKAINEAMSQSNRALDEPLKKTLPDDFSPKGGEDSAGGSAEERTGPAENPKVAASQITDKSESPVRPGTELCVLLFCCCVCGFESTSKELLMEHMKSHEGEIINIILNKTESPSST, translated from the exons ATGGAAAATCAAGAAAGCTCGTCGGACGTTATGCCGAATGCAGACGTGGCCGTCGTGCAACAAACACCCGAGGCCATCTTTTCCTCCATTCTTACCGTGGACGAAAATCAAAAACTCAACGACCCGCTGATTAATGCGATACAGAAGCTGTCCACGATGGTGAAGAACGAGAAAAGCTCCAAAAGCGTCGAAGGGAAGAAGCGTTCTTATCCAGGGGATTCCACATCGCTGGCCGAAGTCCAGGGGAGCTGCTCCGCTCCACCTAAACACCTTGATTTAGTTGATCCGTGCCCAAAGCGAAGTAAGGGGGACAAGACCGACGACGCCATAGCGGATCACCTGTTACAAAGTAACAGAAAAGTGATGTTTTATCAGTGCAGCCTCTGTAAGTTCATGTCTCCATCTTTTGAGGTGCTCGCCTCTCACGTAAAAAGCCACGGACAGGAGAACGAGGTGGTTCTCATGTGCTCCGAGTGTCGTTTGACCTTTAAAAGCCACGACGACCTGCAAGCGCATATCAGGAAGTGTTGCCAAGCAGGGGCCACAACGCCGTCGCAGCTTCAACACCAATCGCAACCTGGCAAGGAGACCTCCGTGTGTCCAGACACTTCCGTTCCGGAGAGGAAAAAATGGTATGCGCACGAAGCCTACGGGTTGTACCGCTGCCTGATTTGTAGGTACACCTGTGGTCAACAGAGAATGTTGAAGACTCACGCCTGGAAACATGCCGGGGAGGTCGATTGCTCCTATCCTATATTTGAAGAAGAGAACGAAGGCGCGAGTTTGCCAGATTGTACGGTAGCCCATACCCCGCAAGGGAGTGAATCTGTATTATCGGAAGACGTGGAAGGTAAGAGTCGCGTTCAGATGGTAGAATGTGAGCCCGTATCCTTGGAAGGAACCCTTAAGGAAGCCACTATTTTAAGCCAAACTCCAGTTGCCATGACTGAGGTGGTTGTGGTGGAGGAAGCCTTACTGAGCACAGATCAGGAGAACACGCTCGCCGACAGCCTGCTTTCCTCTGCTCAGCAAATCATTCACTGCgggcaaaataaaaaaggccaCGCGAACGTTATTGTGGAACGATTGCCCGGTGCTGAAGAGACCGTTTCACAGAAGCCTTTATCCATCGCCTCTGAGCTCGGGGTCAAGAAAACGGCGATGCCCCGCGATCCGCAGCTCCCGTGCGAGCCGTCGGCTGAGATTTATCATGCCGACAAGAATGCCGTCGAAATCGAAGAGATTGTCGTAGGCTGGGGCAATAGCGTGCAGAACAATGGGGAATTTCCAGCGGCCGATGAAAATTCTGCCCCGGCTCGCCGGAGGACCAACTCTGAATGTTTAAGACTGCACTCTTTAGCGGCCGAGGCGCTGGTGACCATGCCGATCAGAATCGTTGAATGTCCCAAATCCAATCTTCGATGTTTCAGGGATGCCGATTCCGTCGACCCGGACACGGGGCAGCAGGAAGACGTTACCAAAGGCGCGACGTGTCCCGCCATGGATTCTTCTAACGTACCCGAAAAAGGTAACGCTTTCTCCCCAAGAATCCTCGACCAGGAGGAAACCAAAGTCGAAAGCGAGCTGACGGAGGAACCGATAAAAATGGGCATTAGCACGTCTCTGTTAAAAGTCATCGAAAAGTTAAAGGAGCGGACGGATCAGAATGCCACCGACGAGGATATCTTAAAAGAGTTACAGGACAACGCTCAAAGCGAGTCCTCGAGTGACCGCTGCCCGGGTGGTAACCTCGTAGAGTACTTACCTCATACCGAGCGGCCTTACCGGTGCCGCCTGTGCTATTACACCAGTGATAATAAAGGCTATATTAAGCAGCATTTGCGGGTTCACCGGCAGAGGCAGCCATACCAGTGCCCCATATGTGAGCATATTGCCGACAACAGTAATGACTTGGAAAACCACATGATCAACCATTGCAAGACCAGGACGTACGAATGCAAGAATTGCACCGAATCGTTCTATTCTAAG AGCCAGCTGAGAAGCCACGAGAGGGAACATCGCGGCCGTCCCGATAACTGCGCGTTAATCACTTCTGCTGAGGAGCCGCAGGtctgcagcgatgcagaggagaCAGGCTCCCCAAAAG GCAGTAAATCCTCCGCGCCAAAACTGTACGGATGTGACGTCTGCAGCTACACCAGCTCCACGTACGTCGGTGTTAGGAACCACCGGAGAATTCATACCGCCGTTAAACCCTACCG ATGCCAAGTGTGCAATTTTGCCACCTCAAACATGAACAGTTTGAAGTGTCACATGAGACGCTATCCAGATCAGCACCAAGCGGCCGAGCTGGTAGGACCGTACAG ATGCTCGCTGTGCGGATATGTTTGCAGCCACCCTCCATCTTTGAAGTCTCACATGTGGAAACACGCCAGCGACCAGAACTACAATTATGAACAAGTCAACAAGGCTATCAACGAAGCGATGTCACAGAGTAACCG GGCTCTGGACGAACCTTTAAAGAAGACTTTGCCAGATGATTTCAGTCCTAAAGGAGGCGAGGATTCCGCCGGCGGGTCTGCGGAGGAAAGAACGGGTCCGGCAGAAAATCCAAAGGTCGCCGCTTCTCAGATTACAGATAAATCGGAGAGCCCCGTCCGGCCCGGCACGGAGTTGTGCGTTCTCTTGTTCTGCTGTTGCGTCTGCGGCTTTGAGTCCACAAGCAAGGAACTTCTCATGGAGCACATGAAATCCCACGAAGGTGAAATCATTAATATAATCCTGAATAAGACGGAGTCCCCGTCGTCAACATAA